Proteins from a single region of Primulina tabacum isolate GXHZ01 chromosome 5, ASM2559414v2, whole genome shotgun sequence:
- the LOC142545672 gene encoding pollen receptor-like kinase 4 has translation MFKMSVKHIFLSPGSRINILFFIVFLNFITSSAVSDAEVLVKFKQSLKNADALSGWDENKSPCNGDHEIWNGVLCEQGTVWGLKLENMGLKGVVDVEALAQMPNLRTISFMNNNFDGPLPDLHKLGAIKTIYLSYNQFSGDVPPSVFTGMSSLKKIYMANNKLSGSIPESLTALPRLKELMLENNEFEGAIPPFPQDRLKVFNASNNKLEGEIPNGLSHVDASAFNGNKDLCGAPLKACSAPSKLSIRAIVIVVVLVVVVITALVVVAVILRRRKKSSQQPDESPASANLKIMEQGQANANSPSPDHPGQAKKSEQSAKLTFLKEDGQKFEMPDLLKASAEILGSGVFGSTYKTSLNEGKMMVVKRFRHMNNVSKEDFNEHMRRLGRLNHQNLLPIVAFYYKKEEKLLVSDYAENISLAVQLHGNRSRGIPCPDWPTRLKIVKGIAKGLAYLYNELPCLTAPHGHLKSSNVLLDATFNPLLSDHGFIPIVNQEHAIEHMIAYKSPEYKQTGRITKKTDVWSFGILVLEILTGRFPSNFLQQGKGDDTDLATWVDSVVRDESNLELVLDRDMGGTGNSEGEMMKLLRIGLSCCEVDVERRPEFKEAAAMVEEIKEKDEEFYSSYASEGDTRSSRGLSDDFVHVTFK, from the exons ATGTTCAAGATGTCTGTCAAACACATCTTTCTCTCGCCGGGATCGCGTATaaacattttgttttttatcgtcttcttgaattttatcacgTCATCTGCCGTTTCCGATGCCGAAGTATTGGTCAAATTCAAGCAATCCCTCAAGAATGCCGATGCATTATCTGGCTGGGACGAGAACAAGTCTCCATGCAATGGGGATCACGAGATCTGGAATGGGGTTCTGTGTGAACAGGGAACTGTCTGGGGACTCAAACTCGAGAATATGGGATTAAAGGGTGTAGTTGATGTGGAAGCCCTCGCACAAATGCCAAACTTGAGAACAATAAGCTTCATGAATAACAATTTTGATGGCCCTTTGCCTGACCTACATAAACTTGGTGCTATTAAAACTATTTACTTGTCATATAACCAATTCTCTGGGGACGTTCCGCCAAGCGTTTTCACTGGGATGTCCTCGTTGAAGAAGATTTATATGGCCAACAATAAATTGTCGGGCTCGATCCCAGAATCTTTGACGGCATTGCCTAGGCTCAAGGAGTTGATGCTGGAAAATAATGAATTTGAAGGGGCGATACCTCCTTTTCCACAAGACAGGTTGAAAGTTTTCAATGCGTCGAACAATAAGTTGGAGGGAGAGATCCCTAATGGTCTAAGTCATGTCGATGCTTCGGCTTTTAATG GCAACAAAGATCTATGCGGGGCGCCTCTAAAAGCATGTTCAGCCCCGAGCAAACTCTCCATCAGGGCAATAGTCATTGTCGTGGTGCTGGTGGTGGTGGTCATAACTGCCCTAGTCGTTGTGGCCGTCATCCTCCGCCGACGCAAGAAATCATCGCAGCAACCAGACGAATCCCCGGCCTCCgccaatttaaaaataatggaACAAGGCCAAGCTAATGCAAACTCCCCTTCCCCAGATCACCCCGGTCAAGCCAAGAAATCCGAGCAAAGCGCAAAACTAACCTTCTTGAAAGAAGACGGGCAGAAGTTCGAAATGCCGGATCTGCTGAAAGCCTCAGCGGAGATTCTTGGCAGCGGTGTGTTCGGATCCACGTACAAGACCAGCCTGAATGAAGGGAAGATGATGGTTGTCAAGAGATTCAGACACATGAATAACGTGAGCAAGGAGGATTTTAATGAGCATATGAGGAGATTGGGGAGATTGAATCATCAGAACTTGCTTCCCATTGTGGCTTTCTATTATAAGAAAGAGGAGAAGCTGTTGGTTTCAGATTATGCGGAGAATATCAGCCTTGCTGTTCAACTTCATG gAAATCGATCTCGTGGAATCCCATGCCCCGACTGGCCAACTCGTCTAAAAATAGTGAAAGGAATCGCGAAAGGCCTCGCATATCTCTACAACGAACTCCCATGCTTAACAGCACCGCATGGCCATCTCAAATCCTCCAACGTCCTCCTGGACGCGACCTTCAATCCCCTCCTCAGCGACCACGGATTCATCCCCATCGTCAACCAAGAACACGCGATAGAACACATGATCGCCTACAAGTCCCCCGAATACAAGCAAACGGGCCGAATCACCAAGAAAACCGACGTGTGGAGTTTCGGAATCCTCGTCCTGGAGATCCTGACCGGCCGGTTCCCTTCGAACTTCCTGCAACAAGGGAAGGGCGATGACACAGATTTGGCGACGTGGGTGGACTCCGTAGTGAGGGACGAGAGCAATCTTGAGCTGGTTTTGGATAGAGACATGGGGGGAACTGGGAACTCTGAGGGGGAAATGATGAAGCTTTTGAGGATTGGGCTGAGTTGCTGCGAGGTGGATGTGGAGAGGCGACCCGAGTTTAAGGAAGCTGCGGCCATGGTTGAGGAGATTAAGGAAAAAGATGAAGAGTTCTATTCATCGTACGCGAGCGAAGGTGATACGAGGAGTTCCAGGGGGTTGTCCGATGATTTCGTTCATGTTACGTTTAAATGA